The Candidatus Eremiobacteraceae bacterium nucleotide sequence ATCAACGGACTGTATCCACCCGGTTCAACCTTCAAGATCTTTACCGCATCCGCGGCGCTCGACGCAGGTGTCGTGACGATGCAATCGACGTTCTACGATCCGGGCTACTATACTATCGGGAACTTCACGCTGCACGACGACGAAAGTGAAGCCACGGGCACGCAAGACGTCACCGGCGCCTTCGCGCTTTCCAGCAATGTGGACTTCGGTCAAATTGCCTTGAAGATGGGGACGGACACGTTCTATCGGTATCTCGACCGCTGGGGCATCGGCGGCTCGTTGGATTTTCAGCTCCCCGCATCGCGCGATCACGTACCCGCGAAAGATTCCATCGTGCCGGGCGAGCTCGCGCAGATGGGCTTCGGACAAGGTGCGCTGCTGATGTCGCCGCTCCAGATGGCTCTGGTGGCCGCGACGATTGCGAACGGCGGTTCGGAGCCGCGCCCCTACATCGTGCGGCAGGTCGTATGGCCGGGCGTGAGCACGAGCAGCTACGGCCCCGCTCAACTGGCGACGCCCATATCGGCGGATACGGCGGCAAACGTGAAGAAGATGATGATTGCGGTGGTTGCGCGCGGAACGGGCACCTCGGCGCAGCTGGCGGGCGTCACCGTCGCCGGCAAGACCGGCACGGCGACGAATCCCTTCGGTGCGCCGCATTCTTGGTTCGTCTGCTTCGCGCCGGCCGAAAATCCGCGTGTCGTCGTCGCCGTGATCGTCGAAAACGGAGGATACGGGGCCGCCGTCGCCGCGCCCATAGCAAGAAATGTTTTACGTGTCGCATTGGAACATACAAAGTAATGAACGTGTCTTTGCGGCGCCCTCGGGGAGAGTTTAAGCTGCACGCAGATTTAGGCGCCATGAAGCTGTGGGGGCCCCATCGCTTGCGATGGGGGGCGCCCTTCGATACCTCAGGACAAGCTCCGCTAGGGCGGAGTGCCTTTTAAACCGTGATAGACGAAGCCCATATTTTCAACAATCGCTATCGTCTCGACGGGAAACTCGGCGAGGGCGGTATGGCTACGGTGTATTGCGGAACCGATACGCTGCTGCGCCGCCGCGTCGCCATCAAAGTGCTGCGCGAACAGTACGCGTCGGATGAAGACTTCGTCCGGCGCTTCTATCAAGAGGCGGAATCCGCGGCGCGCCTTTCTCATCCCAACATCGTCAACACCTAC carries:
- a CDS encoding penicillin-binding transpeptidase domain-containing protein; protein product: MTAATVSRLRALFVVLFGILILRQIYVQVIARPDIASNPYNPRHALLGQNRGRILASDGTVLSQTVSGKRVYQYGTSLAQTVGYVSQRYGTSGLEDAYDRALTPADTTGDTGAQIGQIAEAMTGKSSTSRGADIVTTIEPAIQNELYTKLSGYSRGAGVVLDPRTGAVLALASVPSFDPNDLDAEFGSLVHDQSSPLLNRAINGLYPPGSTFKIFTASAALDAGVVTMQSTFYDPGYYTIGNFTLHDDESEATGTQDVTGAFALSSNVDFGQIALKMGTDTFYRYLDRWGIGGSLDFQLPASRDHVPAKDSIVPGELAQMGFGQGALLMSPLQMALVAATIANGGSEPRPYIVRQVVWPGVSTSSYGPAQLATPISADTAANVKKMMIAVVARGTGTSAQLAGVTVAGKTGTATNPFGAPHSWFVCFAPAENPRVVVAVIVENGGYGAAVAAPIARNVLRVALEHTK